ACGGTAACGACTCTGGAGGTTGCGTTGGTGAAGACGGTGTCACCGTGATGGTGGAGATAGCGGTGAGCATGATGGTGGTTGTGATATAGAGGTGTGGTTGTCATGATCGTGATAATGGGGGCAGCGATGGTGGAAGTGGTGGGGAGGCCATTGCAGGAGAGCGCTCCCTTTCACTTTAGAACGGGGTGGGGTCGTACAGGATCCCACTCACTGACTTCTGCTTCTCCCAGGACCGAGACTAAGCATAAGAACAATTAGTGCCTTTGGGACACCTAGGGTGTTTGATGAGTTTCTGAAGGCCCAGGCTTGGGGCAGGGCATACTCTAGATGTAACTGGAGTGTGGGACAGGGAATGCCAGGGAGGCTCACAGTGGGGACGTGGAACTCAGGCACACCACCTTCTGGGACTATCTTTAAAGGGTTGCCTGGTGCCTTTGGCCCACGCAGGAAGCACACTAATGTTAGAGACAGTGGTTTCCAGATAATTATCTAGTAACTGATGTTTTGAGAGGGAAGTGTTGTCAAAAGTCTGCAGGCTgggatgtggttcagtggtagggtgcttgcccGTCTTGCACTAAGCCATAGGTTTAATCATTAGCACTATAAAGGGGGAGACACTGATTTACAGAGCCTGCTGATGCCCTGTAGCCGACTCTAAGCTACCAGCATGACAGGGCTGAACACAGACCTGGGGGCAATGCACAGTAGCTGTGGTCTGTTCTTTAACTACTtcatacaatagatacaaatgaGCAAGGTCAGGCCACAGGACAACATGGCAAAATACCGAAAGACACTCTTGAGTCATGTGTACCCTGGCTTTTAGTAGAAGGTACATAATTATTAAGTGTGGAcaatttaattttgcttttgctttttgatttcctttccttttctttccattaaaaaaaaaaaaaaggtttatttatatgaatacactgtcactgtcttcagacacaccagaagagggcatcagatcccattacagatggttgtgagccaccatgtggttgctgggaattgaactcaggacctctggaagagcagtcagtgctcttgaccactgagccatctctccagtctactgttttcttttccaagacagggtttctctgtgtaaccctgactgtcctgagaCTTGCGtttataggccaggctggcctcaaactcaagagatcctcctgcctctgctctcaggtgctaagattaaaggtgtgtgccaccacactggctagtacaatttaactttttaaaaaaagatgtcttATTAATAGTGTGCACATgtctgcaagtgtgtgtgtgtgtgtgtgtgtgtgtgtgtgtgtgtgtgtgtaggccaggaGCATTGGCTcaccttggagctggagttacagactgtagtgagctgcctgctgtgggtgctgggaactgacctcagttcccctggaagagcactgtttgctcttaactgctgagccgtttcTTCAGCTCCTACAAATTAATTTTCTGCTACATCTATATTTAATAACGGATAAGCCAGCTACCTTCTAGCACTCTCGTCAGTTGGTTCTGGAGAACAGGTGGAGGCTGGCTGCAGcttgacacatgcacacaggtgacTGCCACTGGACTCCTTGGAAATTCTCTGTTTTCCACAGGCGAATGTTCCCATTCCTGTCCTTCACTGTGGCTGGGCTGGAGCCCACAAGCCATTACAGGATGTTTGTGGATGTGGTCTTGGTGGACCAGCATCACTGGCGGTACCAGAGTGGCAAGTGGGTTCAGTGTGGAAAGGCGGAAGGCAGCATGCCAGGTACGACCCGCTTTGGGAGTGGTGGGCATGCTTCTTGTCCTAGACTGGGCGCCCCCTGGTGGATTACTGAAGTCCTAGCCTCAATGTCAAAACCAGCCTATCCACCTACCTCACCCTTCCCTTGGCTTCTTACACTTCTCTAATTTGGTTTAagtgagctgggggtggggggaaggagaaagagactcACTCTGCTCAGTCCTCTGCCTCATCTGCCCCTGCTTAGCTTGCCTGACCCCTCCCCCTACATCTTTTTCAAAGTCCTCCCAGAACAGGCAAAAATCCCACATCTCCAGTGTCTGTTCAATACTTGACAATAAGATCAACTGTCCACAGGGAACCGCTTATATGTCCACCCAGACTCCCCCAACACTGGAGCCCACTGGATGCGCCAGGAAGTTTCATTTGGGAAGTTAAAGCTCACCAACAACAAGGGGGCTTCCAACAATGTGACCCAGGTAGGACTGCCTGTGCATCTGAGATTCATCCCCCACACTTCCTAAGACCCTCTTAGTACTGCTGgagtctcctctcctcttcccctcttttccctacatagccaaggatagccttgaccttctgatcctgagtgctgagatcacaggcacacaccaccatgcctgattcaTGTGGTTCTAGATATTGCACCAGACTAGACAAACatgctaccaactgagccactCTATGCCCTgatgccttttcttcctctctatggCTCTTTCCGACCCATCTTGGGAAGACAATGAGATGGGGAGAAGGGGGGACACTGGATCTCTGGCAGGGGTTGCTCTTGGGTCAGCACAGGTCAGAACAGTGTGGCGGCTTCTTCACTAGATCACAATCTGTCACCTTGATGGTCCCAGTGTCTCAGGGACTTCACATTGAACAATCATGggtcttgttttggtttgttttacatatttactacctctatccatctgtccatccatccatccatccatgcatccatccatccatgcatccatgcatccatgcatccatgcatccatccatccatgcatccatgcatgcatgcatccatctatctacttatttagttatttagttagTTGTGGGGGAGCGAGTTGCTATGAtgtgtttgtggaggtcagaggacagctagctggagttgattctctttttctaccatgtggatcccagggatgaatctcaggttgccaggcttggcagcaagtgcttttatctgTTGATCCGTCTCCTCAGATCcagtccttttgtttttaaacctggagctggagaaatgattcAATCTGTAAAGCATTTGCCTTGGAAAgacaaggacctgagtttcatccctagaACCCaggttaaaagagaaaagaaaggctggTTGTAATGGCATGAACCAGTCATTTAAACACTGGGAGGGGAGCggggagacaggtggatccttaGGGCTCAATGGTCAGCCAGCCTACTTGGTGACCAAGTAGGGACCCTTAGGAGAAGTTGCATGGTGAGAGAGTGGGTGAAGCCGCAGGATAAGCTCAAGCATCCTCTCCAGTCCAGTCTCACTGTAGGGCGAGTAGTTCCTGGTAGGGGAATGCATCCAGAGATGAGGCCACCAAGTCGGGAGGACCTTCCGGCTCCTTCCGTGACCCTGTCTCCACCTGGCCCCCTCTCCAGATGATCGTCCTGCAGTCCCTCCATAAGTACCAGCCCCGGCTACACATCGTGGAGGTGAATGACGGCGAGCCAGAGGCCACCTGCAGCGCCTCTAACACGCACATCTTTACTTTCCAAGAAACTCAGTTCATCGCAGTGACTGCCTACCAGAACGCAGAGGTGAGGGCCGGGGCATCTGCTGGAGGGTGAGACAGACTTCTTACAGGGAGGGGTGGGATCCCTGAGTCATAGACTCAGGGAACTATTTCCCCTCTCTAGATCACTCAGCTGAAAATCGACAACAACCCCTTTGCCAAAGGATTCCGAGAGAACTTAGAGTCGTAAGTGTTCTGGATTCAAATCCCTTTTGGTCTTTTTAAGATGGGACTGTAGTTCAGTGCTCAACATGTCCTGTCTCTGCtttgggggtctgggggtctgggggccAGGCAGGCCAGGGAGAGAGGAAttgggtcgggggtggggggaagagggaagaggcatGCTTGTGACTTCTTTTCTCattcactgtttttattttattttattttagcatgTATGCATCAGTTGATACAAGTGTTCCCTCACCACCTGGACCCAACTGTCAACTGCTTGGGGGAGACCCCTACTCACCTCTTCTATCCAACCAGTATCCTGTTCCCAGCCGTTTCTACCCCGACCTTCCAGGCCAACCCAAAGATATGGTCTCACAGCCTTACTGGCTGGGGACACCTCGGGAACACAGTTATGAAGCGGAGCTCCGAGCAGTGAGCATGAAGCCCACATTCCTACCCTCTGCCCCTGGGCCCACCATGCCCTACTACCGGGGCCAAGATGTCCTGGCACCTGGAGCTGGTTGGTCTGTGGCCCCTCAGTACCCACCTAAGATGAGCCCAGCTGGCTGGTTCCGTCCCATGCGAACTCTGCCCATGGACCCCGGTCTGGGATCCTCAGAGGAACAGGGCTCCCCCTCGCTGTGGACTGAGGTCACCTTCCTCCAGCCGGAGTCCAGCGACTCAGGACTAGGCGAAGGAGACACTAAGAGGAGGAGAGTATCCCCCTATCCTTCCAGGGGTGACAGCTCCTCTCCCGCTGGGGCCCCTTCGCCTTTTGATAAGGAAACCGAAGGCCAGTTTTATAACTATTttcccaactgagaaaatgccgcTGAATTGGAAGGCGCCGACTAACTTAGAAAACAGACACGGGGCGGAGCGCCCGAGCTCTCACCACCCCTTCCCTGTATAGTGATTGGTTGGAGAGGAAGAGGGGCAAGGAGGATTCTGGGGTTCACTTGTTGTTTCCTGGCCCACAAGGAAATATGACAGGAGTGTCCCCTGCCCCTTCCTCTGCCCGAACTATAGTCGCGAACCTGGTGCTGCTTCTGACCGATGGTTCTGTGGAGAATGGAGAATGGACTCCAGAAAGTTTGGGACCCAGAGGAACTTCATGGCTTCCCACGAGGTGGAGCAGTCAGGGGGGGAGTCCAGAACTGGAGAGCAACTCTCTTCCCCTGCCCAGTAACTTTCATCTGCTGGCCTAACACCTGTGTTAATCTCTGGCCTGAAAGGAAAGATACATGCATTTTTACAACAGCCAGCCAAACAGAAGGGGAGAAAACTCAGGTGACTACGGGTGGGCGAGGCCACCTGTGAGGAGACAAGAGAGTGGGTACAGAGGAAGGGTTCCAGGGGTGGGCATCTCACCAGGCGAGGTCACTTTGAatcagtgtgtacacacacgcttgtttcttttcttttctttttttttttttttatttcttcggGAGGGGGAGGCTATTTATTGTAGAGAGAGTGGTGTCTGGatgtatttcttctgttttgcaTCACTTTCTGAGAATAAACATGGAACTGGTAAACGTGTCCTGCTTCTGTGgccggtgggggggggggagggggagggggagggggagggggtgtgtgGATCATGGTCTGCTGATCTAACAAAGCTGTTCTGTGGGCTCTTGATTTTGGGGGTAACTGTTAGAAGCTAAAGTGACCCCACTTTGGGATAAACTCAGAGTATGTCTTCTCCTCAGCACTCCAGCTGACGGGTCATGCCGCCACATGTGACCAAAAGTGCATTGCCTTAGCCTGTGTTGCCTGCTCAGAACACTGGCCTTAGAGGGAGGCAGTGTGGGAGCAAAGTTAGGACCAGGCTGGGTGGGGCAGAGCTCAGGAAAGCCAGGACTCTTGATTTATCTTTGCATCTAAACACTCCCCAGTTTTAGGTTTGTTCAAGTGTTGGAGGCAGAAGTAGAAACCATACCATGCGACTTTGTGTCTCTTTGCAGGTCAAGATCAGCTACACACTAGCAATTTTCTATGAGTCAATTTAGTACATCAGCAGGATTTAGGATTAGTGCTTGACAAGACCTCAGCATGAGAGTTGTCACTGTGATCTccacccccctctctccctcccttccctctctcatcTACTTTTCATTCATAATCACGAATAAGGAAAACTTGGAATCCCAAGAACTTGAGTGAGAACAGTGATTACAGGGCATTGGGAGCAGATGGGGTGGAGGCGCCCTCCTGAGCTACAGAAGGAATGGTCTGGTGGGCAGGATGCCTGAAAGTCAAAAGAATTAGAGTTGTCCATGGTTGAAAATGGTAATCTTATCTTCCTGCTGGTCTTGCCATTCCTGGAccacacaaacacttcatggcTTGCACGATGTTCAtgccttctctcccctttccagAGACCACGCTGCCATCCAGACACTGAGCCTTGGCaatgaaggtaaaaaaaaaaaaaatgttaatggaACCATTAATATTTGGTCCAGCATTTGCCATGGACAAGATGTCATGACCAGGGTGGTTCAGGATGAAGTTCTCATCCTCAAATTTCTCCCTGTAGATGAACCTGCTGCCGCTGGTGCCACTGTGGTGTGTGACATCACCACCCTGGCTCATGAATCCTGGAATAACTGTGAGAGTAGGAACCCTTACACCCAAATCCTTTCTCTCCAGTGCTCAGAGCACGGAAGTTTTCTGCTGTCTTCGGAATGCTGTCTACAAACAGCTCAAAGGTTAcattgtaacccaggctggcttctaacttatggtgatcctcctgtctcatcctccCAGGAGTTAGAATTACAGACACaaaccaccatgcccaactttctagctgtttctttaaaataaataaataaaaaaaaagattttgtgccagggagacagctcagtgggtcaAGGTACTAGCTGCTCAGCCTGACCACCCAAGCTGGATGCCTTGAATCCATGCAAAAACTGGATCTGGTGGCACCCATCTGCCGTCCCAGTGCTCAtaagagatgggaggcagagacagggaacagcTCGCACAGTAGGAAAACACTGGAGAAGAGACCCAGTCAACTTGGCAAAAGGAGAGAGCCAACCTCAAAAGATTGTTCTGATGTCCATgtttgtgagtgcatgtgcatggaggaacacacacacacacacacacacacacacacacacacacacatatagtaaataaaaattttagattgGGGGGGGGACGTTGGTGGTTGAGACCGGGTTTCCCTGTGTAACCTTGGCTACCTTGAAACTcattgtagatcaggctggcctcaaactcagaggattttgtttgtttgctttgttctgtttttgagacagggtcactatTAAGAAGTTCTGTTTGGCCTGGAACTTCCTTTGTaaactaggttggcctcaaactcacagtgatcctcctgcctctgtctcctgagtgctagcattaaaaACATCAAACCCTATACCcagcataaataatttttttttgagacagggttttactatgtagccctggatgttctgaaactctatgtaaaccaggctggctttgaattcacaaagatctacccgcctctgctttccaagtgataagattacaggcgtgtgccaccataccgggatataaataataattttttaagtgtttataTCATTTATGGTTTATCAttgttttttttgaggcaggatctctctatgAAGCCCTGGTTATTCTGGAACTTACAacatataccaggctggcctcaaattcacagagatccatccacctgcctctgcttcctgagcactgggaccaTAGGTGTTCgccgtgcaccaccacacccaggtatgtatgtatatatttatgtgggtgccatggaaaccagaagtgggtatcagattccctgaagctggtGTTAGATGTGGTTTGGAGCCTCCAGATCAGTGATG
The nucleotide sequence above comes from Arvicanthis niloticus isolate mArvNil1 chromosome 6, mArvNil1.pat.X, whole genome shotgun sequence. Encoded proteins:
- the Tbx21 gene encoding T-box transcription factor TBX21; its protein translation is MGIVEPGCGDMLTGTEPMPSDEGRGPGADQQHRFFYPEPGAQDLTDRRAGSSLGTPYSGGALVPAAPSRFLGAYAYPPRAQAAGFPGPGESFPPPAGAEGYPPVDGYPAPDPRAGLYPGPHEDYALPAGLEVSGKLRVALSNHLLWSKFNQHQTEMIITKQGRRMFPFLSFTVAGLEPTSHYRMFVDVVLVDQHHWRYQSGKWVQCGKAEGSMPGNRLYVHPDSPNTGAHWMRQEVSFGKLKLTNNKGASNNVTQMIVLQSLHKYQPRLHIVEVNDGEPEATCSASNTHIFTFQETQFIAVTAYQNAEITQLKIDNNPFAKGFRENLESMYASVDTSVPSPPGPNCQLLGGDPYSPLLSNQYPVPSRFYPDLPGQPKDMVSQPYWLGTPREHSYEAELRAVSMKPTFLPSAPGPTMPYYRGQDVLAPGAGWSVAPQYPPKMSPAGWFRPMRTLPMDPGLGSSEEQGSPSLWTEVTFLQPESSDSGLGEGDTKRRRVSPYPSRGDSSSPAGAPSPFDKETEGQFYNYFPN